From Nicotiana tabacum cultivar K326 chromosome 20, ASM71507v2, whole genome shotgun sequence, one genomic window encodes:
- the LOC107804420 gene encoding transcription factor MYBS3, which translates to MTRRCSHCNNNGHNSRTCPTTRGGTPTGGVGSSSGGGGGGSGGVRLFGVRLADGSIMKKSASMGNLSSLHSYHSSSSPNPPGSPSSDVPHLPDGYLSDDPNTHASISANRRLERKKGVPWTEEEHRLFLLGLQKLGKGDWRGISRNFVTSRTPTQVASHAQKYFIRQSNATRRKRRSSLFDIVAEKIQPF; encoded by the exons ATGACTCGGCGGTGTTCCCATTGCAACAACAATGGCCACAATTCCCGGACTTGTCCCACCACCAGGGGTGGCACCCCCACCGGCGGTGTCGGTAGTTCCTCCGGCGGCGGCGGAGGAGGAAGTGGAGGGGTACGGCTATTTGGTGTGAGGCTTGCAGATGGTTCGATCATGAAGAAAAGTGCGAGCATGGGAAATTTATCTTCTCTTCACTcttatcattcttcttcttcgcCTAATCCGCCAGGTTCCCCTTCTTCTGATGTTCCTCATTTGCCTGATGGTTACCTCTCTGATGACCCCAATACGCATGCCTCTATTTCTGCTAATCGACGACTTGAAAGGAAAAAAG GTGTTCCATGGACAGAGGAAGAGCACCGGCTTTTCCTGCTTGGTTTACAGAAATTAGGCAAAGGAGACTGGCGGGGTATATCTCGAAACTTCGTGACATCAAGGACTCCCACCCAGGTAGCTAGCCATGCACAGAAGTATTTTATTCGGCAGAGTAATGCTACTCGGAGAAAGAGACGATCCAGTCTTTTTGACATTGTTGCAGAGAAGATCCAGCCTTTTTGA
- the LOC142174566 gene encoding uncharacterized protein LOC142174566, with translation MWLQHGTDASHPLSEEQFMLPPRAIESDKEHLIPPATKAIETDFADTLPSLYLSLKSDFESMETTPSEPVEETKPNTTTNEIPSVYPAFFPAYIPVPYSFWPSNAVPVPEDRGAEPSHHQILKPIPTVPKEPVNVDELVGMSQLTLADAGSGHIEPSPLSLKLTAEPSRQSAFHASTPVKTAEITKGETAPIQAV, from the exons ATGTGGTTGCAGCAT GGGACCGATGCTTCCCATCCACTTTCAGAAGAGCAATTTATGCTCCCACCTAGAGCAATAGAAAGTGATAAGGAACACTTAATACCTCCTGCAACAAAAGCAATAGAAACTGATTTTGCAGATACACTCCCTTCCCTATATCTTTCTCTCAAGTCAGATTTTGAATCCATGGAAACCACTCCAAGTGAACCTGTTGAAGAAACGAAACCAAATACCACAACCAACGAGATTCCTTCAGTATATCCAGCATTCTTCCCAGCTTACATTCCAGTTCCATATTCCTTCTGGCCATCAAATGCAGTTCCTGTGCCTGAAGATAGAGGAGCAGAACCATCCCATCATCAGATCCTCAAGCCAATTCCAACCGTCCCCAAAGAACCGGTGAATGTAGATGAACTAGTGGGCATGTCCCAGCTTACCTTAGCGGACGCTGGTTCCGGCCATATTGAGCCTTCGCCACTTTCCCTTAAGCTAACAGCAGAACCATCAAGGCAATCAGCATTTCATGCGAGCACACCAGTCAAAACCGCAGAGATTACCAAGGGTGAAACTGCTCCAATTCAAGCAGTTTAA